In Thermoanaerobaculia bacterium, a single genomic region encodes these proteins:
- a CDS encoding arginine decarboxylase, pyruvoyl-dependent, with the protein MYVPTQIFLTKGVGKHKEKLSSFEAALRNAGIAAQNIVQVSSIFPPKARLISKVKGLAHLKNGAITHVVMSRNSTNEPHRLIAASIGLALPSDRRTYGYLSEHHSFGEKANVAGDYAEDLAASMLATILGVEFDPDISWDEKKEIWRISGKIYKTTNITQTAVGDKNGLWTTVVTAAVLLP; encoded by the coding sequence ATGTATGTCCCCACACAAATTTTTCTAACGAAAGGTGTCGGTAAGCACAAGGAAAAGCTTTCCAGCTTTGAGGCTGCCCTGCGCAATGCCGGCATCGCTGCGCAAAACATTGTTCAGGTATCCTCCATCTTCCCGCCAAAAGCCCGATTAATATCCAAGGTCAAAGGTCTGGCGCATTTGAAGAATGGAGCCATCACCCATGTGGTCATGTCCAGGAATTCGACCAACGAGCCGCACCGTCTTATCGCGGCATCGATTGGATTGGCCCTTCCCTCTGACCGCAGAACGTACGGATACCTCTCCGAGCATCACTCCTTCGGAGAAAAAGCCAACGTCGCAGGAGATTATGCGGAAGACCTTGCCGCTTCGATGCTGGCAACGATTCTTGGAGTCGAGTTTGATCCCGATATTTCATGGGATGAGAAAAAAGAAATCTGGCGCATTTCGGGAAAGATCTACAAGACGACGAACATCACCCAGACAGCGGTGGGAGATAAAAACGGGCTCTGGACGACGGTCGTTACTGCTGCGGTT
- a CDS encoding NifU family protein — MSDDFRSRVEEVLEREIRPGIRMDGGEIDLVEAKDGIVQVRLSGACGGCPMSTLTLVHFVEERLRAAIPEIEEVQSV; from the coding sequence ATGAGTGATGATTTCAGGAGTCGAGTCGAGGAAGTGCTCGAAAGGGAAATTCGCCCGGGTATCCGGATGGATGGGGGAGAGATCGATCTGGTTGAAGCAAAGGACGGGATTGTCCAGGTCCGGCTTTCCGGGGCCTGCGGGGGATGCCCTATGAGTACGCTCACCCTGGTCCATTTTGTGGAAGAACGCCTTCGGGCGGCCATTCCCGAGATTGAGGAAGTTCAGTCCGTCTGA